One window from the genome of Schistocerca piceifrons isolate TAMUIC-IGC-003096 chromosome 1, iqSchPice1.1, whole genome shotgun sequence encodes:
- the LOC124713425 gene encoding putative peptidyl-tRNA hydrolase PTRHD1 isoform X1, which translates to MSKNLVQYIIMRGDLAKSSKWNAGALVAQACHGVSAVLHLYYNDENVQEYLCDVDRMHKVVLEISDLNSLMELETKLKNKGIHHKTWIEQPENEATCLVVKPYPKEDVAEFFKDLKLFNKKVK; encoded by the exons ATGAGCAAGAATTTGGTGCAGTATATAATAATGCGGGGGGACCTAGCAAAGTCTTCCAAATGGAATGCTGGAGCACTTGTTGCACAAGCGTGTCATGGTGTCTCAGCCGTTTTGCATTTGTATTACAATGATGAGAATGTGCAGGAGTATCTGTGTGATGTTGACAGAATGCATAAAGTTGTCTTGGAG ATTAGTGACCTCAACAGCCTTATGGAGCTTGAGACAAAACTGAAAAACAAAGGGATTCATCACAAGACATGGATAGAACAGCCAGAAAATGAAGCTACATGTCTTGTTGTCAAGCCTTACCCAAAAGAGGACGTAGCAGAATTTTTTAAGGATTTGAAACTgtttaataaaaaggtaaaataa
- the LOC124713425 gene encoding putative peptidyl-tRNA hydrolase PTRHD1 isoform X2 has protein sequence MSKNLVQYIIMRGDLAKSSKWNAGALVAQACHGVSAVLHLYYNDENVQEYLCDVDRMHKVVLEISDLNSLMELETKLKNKGIHHKTWIEQPENEATCLVVKPYPKEDVAEFFKDLKLFNKKL, from the exons ATGAGCAAGAATTTGGTGCAGTATATAATAATGCGGGGGGACCTAGCAAAGTCTTCCAAATGGAATGCTGGAGCACTTGTTGCACAAGCGTGTCATGGTGTCTCAGCCGTTTTGCATTTGTATTACAATGATGAGAATGTGCAGGAGTATCTGTGTGATGTTGACAGAATGCATAAAGTTGTCTTGGAG ATTAGTGACCTCAACAGCCTTATGGAGCTTGAGACAAAACTGAAAAACAAAGGGATTCATCACAAGACATGGATAGAACAGCCAGAAAATGAAGCTACATGTCTTGTTGTCAAGCCTTACCCAAAAGAGGACGTAGCAGAATTTTTTAAGGATTTGAAACTgtttaataaaaag ttatga